Proteins co-encoded in one Cataglyphis hispanica isolate Lineage 1 chromosome 4, ULB_Chis1_1.0, whole genome shotgun sequence genomic window:
- the LOC126848840 gene encoding soluble lamin-associated protein of 75 kDa-like isoform X1 produces MCGLIWCARCVRTETIKLDLSNVNIQGDVHRVDCIDGDHFVNIVLNDEIIDINNIYSDRLVDEWRQVQSDRDKVLHYILSQIVYPNFDAPRAEKFESLYAPVDEHDIVSLRWYKGKAIGFYTVKPTGTEIFSTKERYVMPIVDTAYIRSEYRNRGFGTEILSDVIARFPNEDIGFSKPISNGMLRILKTFLMNHKEYRLRFWEIADCDIGVSQQLIWCRLKKWQ; encoded by the exons GTGCGCAAGATGTGTTCGGACCGAGACGATCAAACTTGACCTGAGCAATGTGAATATTCAGGGTGACGTCCATCGTGTAGATTGCATCGATGGCGATCACTTTGTAAATATAGTgttaaatgatgaaataattgacattaataatatctatagcGATCGACTCGTAGATGAATGGCGGCAAGTCCAGTCGGATCGCGATAAGGTGCTCCACTACATATTGAGCCAGATTGTTTACCCCAACTTCGATGCGCCACGAGCAGAGAAATTCGAATCATTGTACGCTCCGGTTGATGAGCACGACATCGTATCACTAAGATGGTATAAGGGAAAAGCGATTGGGTTTTATACTGTTAAACCTACAG GTACGGAAATATTCTCGACGAAAGAAAGATATGTGATGCCCATAGTGGACACGGCATACATTCGTTCAGAATATAGAAACCGGGGTTTTGGTACGGAAATCTTATCCGACGTGATCGCGCGCTTTCCGAATGAAGATATTGGCTTTTCTAAGCCAATCTCAAATGGCATGTTAAGAA TCCTGAAAACATTTCTGATGAATCATAAAGAATATCGATTGCGTTTCTGGGAAATTGCAGACTGCGATATCGGTGTATCTCAGCAACTGATATGGTGCCGTTTGAAAAAATGGCAATGA
- the LOC126848840 gene encoding soluble lamin-associated protein of 75 kDa-like isoform X2 yields MICSRCARCVRTETIKLDLSNVNIQGDVHRVDCIDGDHFVNIVLNDEIIDINNIYSDRLVDEWRQVQSDRDKVLHYILSQIVYPNFDAPRAEKFESLYAPVDEHDIVSLRWYKGKAIGFYTVKPTGTEIFSTKERYVMPIVDTAYIRSEYRNRGFGTEILSDVIARFPNEDIGFSKPISNGMLRILKTFLMNHKEYRLRFWEIADCDIGVSQQLIWCRLKKWQ; encoded by the exons ATGATATGCTCGAG GTGCGCAAGATGTGTTCGGACCGAGACGATCAAACTTGACCTGAGCAATGTGAATATTCAGGGTGACGTCCATCGTGTAGATTGCATCGATGGCGATCACTTTGTAAATATAGTgttaaatgatgaaataattgacattaataatatctatagcGATCGACTCGTAGATGAATGGCGGCAAGTCCAGTCGGATCGCGATAAGGTGCTCCACTACATATTGAGCCAGATTGTTTACCCCAACTTCGATGCGCCACGAGCAGAGAAATTCGAATCATTGTACGCTCCGGTTGATGAGCACGACATCGTATCACTAAGATGGTATAAGGGAAAAGCGATTGGGTTTTATACTGTTAAACCTACAG GTACGGAAATATTCTCGACGAAAGAAAGATATGTGATGCCCATAGTGGACACGGCATACATTCGTTCAGAATATAGAAACCGGGGTTTTGGTACGGAAATCTTATCCGACGTGATCGCGCGCTTTCCGAATGAAGATATTGGCTTTTCTAAGCCAATCTCAAATGGCATGTTAAGAA TCCTGAAAACATTTCTGATGAATCATAAAGAATATCGATTGCGTTTCTGGGAAATTGCAGACTGCGATATCGGTGTATCTCAGCAACTGATATGGTGCCGTTTGAAAAAATGGCAATGA
- the LOC126848840 gene encoding soluble lamin-associated protein of 75 kDa-like isoform X3, whose translation MCARCVRTETIKLDLSNVNIQGDVHRVDCIDGDHFVNIVLNDEIIDINNIYSDRLVDEWRQVQSDRDKVLHYILSQIVYPNFDAPRAEKFESLYAPVDEHDIVSLRWYKGKAIGFYTVKPTGTEIFSTKERYVMPIVDTAYIRSEYRNRGFGTEILSDVIARFPNEDIGFSKPISNGMLRILKTFLMNHKEYRLRFWEIADCDIGVSQQLIWCRLKKWQ comes from the exons GTGCGCAAGATGTGTTCGGACCGAGACGATCAAACTTGACCTGAGCAATGTGAATATTCAGGGTGACGTCCATCGTGTAGATTGCATCGATGGCGATCACTTTGTAAATATAGTgttaaatgatgaaataattgacattaataatatctatagcGATCGACTCGTAGATGAATGGCGGCAAGTCCAGTCGGATCGCGATAAGGTGCTCCACTACATATTGAGCCAGATTGTTTACCCCAACTTCGATGCGCCACGAGCAGAGAAATTCGAATCATTGTACGCTCCGGTTGATGAGCACGACATCGTATCACTAAGATGGTATAAGGGAAAAGCGATTGGGTTTTATACTGTTAAACCTACAG GTACGGAAATATTCTCGACGAAAGAAAGATATGTGATGCCCATAGTGGACACGGCATACATTCGTTCAGAATATAGAAACCGGGGTTTTGGTACGGAAATCTTATCCGACGTGATCGCGCGCTTTCCGAATGAAGATATTGGCTTTTCTAAGCCAATCTCAAATGGCATGTTAAGAA TCCTGAAAACATTTCTGATGAATCATAAAGAATATCGATTGCGTTTCTGGGAAATTGCAGACTGCGATATCGGTGTATCTCAGCAACTGATATGGTGCCGTTTGAAAAAATGGCAATGA